One segment of Natronosalvus halobius DNA contains the following:
- a CDS encoding mechanosensitive ion channel domain-containing protein, whose product MIGQTSLPEWVTDLLSAYYQVLSELFWFLVGLGIVYFIGRIVLIPLVTGIVRSRNRNNPTIETATKTYLRVVLIGFAILTGIIAAGYGRVFSESAVIIAAITFALGIAGQHVFSSLISGMFLVADPDFNVGDWVKYHGSGDPWRLCLIHRGRNSL is encoded by the coding sequence ATGATCGGACAGACCTCTCTACCAGAATGGGTGACAGATTTACTGTCAGCATACTACCAGGTGTTGTCAGAATTGTTTTGGTTCCTCGTGGGCCTCGGGATCGTCTATTTCATCGGCCGGATCGTTCTTATTCCTCTTGTCACTGGAATTGTCAGATCGCGTAATCGCAATAACCCCACGATCGAGACTGCAACGAAGACGTACCTTCGGGTGGTTCTGATCGGGTTTGCGATCCTGACGGGCATAATTGCCGCTGGATACGGAAGGGTGTTTTCCGAATCGGCGGTCATCATTGCAGCCATCACGTTTGCCCTCGGTATCGCCGGGCAGCACGTGTTCAGTTCGCTGATCAGCGGGATGTTTCTCGTCGCTGATCCCGACTTTAACGTTGGCGATTGGGTGAAGTACCACGGGTCGGGTGACCCGTGGCGTCTGTGTCTAATCCACCGTGGACGCAACAGTCTTTAA
- a CDS encoding amphi-Trp domain-containing protein, protein MPEEVLFKSESDQTREDIASYLRSVADKLEQGDTITLKSGSESVTMEPPSRPTFEVKAEREGPTDGPGELSIEFELEWDENGNEGDGGSGQLEIE, encoded by the coding sequence ATGCCTGAAGAAGTCCTGTTCAAATCAGAGAGTGACCAGACCCGAGAAGACATCGCCTCGTATCTCCGCAGTGTCGCTGATAAGCTCGAACAAGGGGATACAATCACACTCAAATCCGGTTCCGAGTCCGTGACAATGGAACCGCCATCACGCCCGACGTTTGAGGTCAAAGCCGAACGCGAAGGGCCAACGGACGGCCCCGGAGAATTGAGTATCGAGTTCGAACTCGAATGGGACGAGAACGGCAATGAGGGGGACGGCGGGAGCGGTCAGTTAGAAATCGAGTGA
- the allB gene encoding allantoinase AllB: protein MTVDLVIHNGTVLTPAGRSPNSGIAVQDDTIVAVGRSDQLPSARKTLDAEGNVIAPGVVDCHIHNREPGLEYKEDWESATRAAAAGGVTTVVGMPNTDPVIDRPEHLELKLERGDASAHVDFGSYVVVTSKNLDHIPALDEAGALGYKIFLGSTVGDVPPPNDGEILEAMERIRETGKRLGFHEENGEIIDHYTRQFQEAGKNRPIDHAHSRPVIAEQEAIERMLTFAEETGAKIHMFHVSSGSGAEAVARGKERGIDVTAETCPHYLWFTESVLEEKGNVARIQPPIRDADQRERLWTAFQTGAIDCVATDHAPHTPEEKLVGDPFGNTWDAISGFVGLETEVPALLSFVEQGRLTLEEWAYHHAARPAQVWGLYPQKGSLQVGTDADITVVDPDFEWTLEDASELHSKNCVTPFEGETFTGKAVTTVVRGEVVYDDGEVVGEPGHGARVEPN, encoded by the coding sequence ATGACCGTGGATCTCGTTATTCACAACGGAACCGTCCTCACGCCTGCGGGCCGGAGCCCGAATTCGGGTATCGCCGTCCAGGACGACACGATCGTCGCCGTCGGTCGTAGCGATCAGCTTCCGAGTGCTCGAAAAACGCTCGACGCCGAGGGAAACGTCATCGCCCCCGGCGTCGTCGATTGCCACATCCACAACCGCGAACCTGGCCTCGAGTACAAGGAAGACTGGGAGTCGGCTACCCGGGCGGCCGCCGCAGGCGGCGTCACGACCGTCGTCGGCATGCCCAACACCGACCCCGTCATCGACCGGCCCGAGCACCTCGAGTTGAAACTCGAGCGCGGCGACGCGAGCGCCCACGTCGACTTCGGGAGCTACGTCGTCGTCACCTCCAAGAACCTCGACCACATCCCTGCCCTGGACGAGGCGGGCGCGCTGGGGTACAAAATCTTCCTGGGCTCGACCGTCGGCGACGTCCCGCCGCCGAACGACGGCGAGATCCTGGAGGCGATGGAGCGCATTCGAGAGACGGGGAAGCGACTCGGCTTCCACGAGGAGAACGGCGAGATCATCGACCACTATACACGCCAATTCCAGGAGGCGGGGAAGAATCGGCCGATCGACCACGCTCACTCTCGACCCGTTATCGCCGAGCAGGAGGCCATCGAGCGCATGCTCACCTTCGCCGAGGAAACCGGCGCGAAGATCCACATGTTCCACGTCTCCTCGGGGTCGGGTGCGGAGGCGGTCGCCCGCGGGAAAGAGCGTGGGATCGACGTGACCGCCGAAACTTGCCCGCACTACCTCTGGTTCACCGAGTCGGTCCTCGAGGAGAAGGGCAACGTCGCCCGGATCCAGCCACCGATCCGGGACGCCGACCAGCGCGAACGGCTTTGGACGGCCTTCCAGACCGGCGCCATCGACTGCGTCGCTACCGACCACGCGCCCCACACCCCCGAGGAGAAACTAGTCGGCGACCCCTTCGGGAACACCTGGGACGCCATCTCTGGATTCGTCGGCCTCGAGACCGAGGTCCCCGCACTGCTCTCGTTCGTCGAGCAGGGACGGCTCACGCTCGAGGAGTGGGCCTACCACCACGCGGCGCGCCCCGCCCAGGTCTGGGGGTTGTACCCACAGAAGGGATCGCTGCAGGTGGGCACGGACGCCGATATTACGGTCGTCGACCCCGACTTCGAGTGGACGCTCGAGGACGCCTCCGAGTTACACTCGAAGAACTGCGTGACGCCGTTCGAGGGCGAGACTTTTACCGGGAAGGCGGTGACGACGGTCGTCCGCGGCGAGGTCGTCTACGACGACGGCGAGGTCGTCGGGGAACCCGGGCACGGGGCTCGAGTCGAGCCGAACTGA
- a CDS encoding DUF1616 domain-containing protein, translating into MSLTTKTQNTVGAVGRYPTDLAFVTLATILAYVLVTNLSPGSGLRLLSALAFVSFLPGYALVSMLFPVRARARGPGPQAAAEARPGGIDAVERLALGLGLSIAVVPIVVLALPLTHWGLTVSSTVGALAAVTVLVAQFAVIRRLRVPPADRFTVSLAGLRNRFSSANETGATRASSLLLGLAVVAAVGVLLYSFTAPMAAGGFTQLAIYTAQDDGDLEAEMPDTVAPGDPIPITFQIHNEEGREMEYTVVMQEQVVADGEVVDRVTHQEVSAISQSEDGGQITAERSVTPTAADGETVRIAVMLFEGDAPETATMEDAMEYTYFWVTVETPPDAPGSGGADDGGEESGADADGAEGGDDDDTVSEDDAGEDGDDGDTDEGDESESDEDSSEGGDESEDDEGDEDESDESDDEEESDDDDDETEDEDDDVADDGEEDGGEDEEDDEEDEE; encoded by the coding sequence ATGAGTCTCACCACGAAGACCCAGAACACCGTCGGGGCGGTCGGTCGCTATCCAACCGACCTCGCGTTCGTCACGCTCGCGACGATCCTCGCGTACGTGCTCGTCACGAACCTGTCGCCGGGAAGCGGCCTCCGCCTGCTGTCCGCGCTGGCGTTCGTCTCGTTCCTGCCGGGCTACGCGCTCGTCTCGATGCTCTTCCCGGTTCGGGCCAGGGCACGGGGTCCGGGACCACAGGCGGCCGCCGAGGCCCGTCCAGGCGGTATCGACGCCGTCGAACGGCTGGCGCTCGGCCTGGGACTTTCGATCGCGGTCGTCCCGATCGTCGTGCTGGCACTCCCACTGACGCACTGGGGCCTCACAGTCAGTTCGACCGTCGGCGCGCTCGCGGCAGTGACCGTCCTGGTCGCCCAGTTCGCGGTGATCCGCCGGCTCCGCGTCCCGCCCGCGGACCGCTTTACGGTGTCGCTGGCCGGCCTGCGAAACCGCTTCTCGAGCGCGAACGAAACCGGAGCGACCCGTGCCTCGTCGCTCTTGCTCGGCCTCGCAGTCGTCGCCGCCGTCGGCGTGTTGCTGTACTCGTTCACGGCGCCGATGGCCGCCGGGGGATTCACCCAGCTTGCCATCTACACGGCCCAGGACGACGGCGATCTCGAGGCTGAGATGCCCGACACGGTCGCCCCCGGGGATCCGATCCCGATTACCTTCCAGATCCACAACGAGGAGGGCCGGGAGATGGAGTACACCGTGGTGATGCAAGAGCAGGTGGTCGCTGACGGCGAGGTCGTCGATCGGGTGACCCACCAGGAGGTGTCGGCTATCAGCCAGTCCGAAGACGGCGGACAGATCACCGCCGAGCGGTCGGTGACGCCGACCGCGGCGGACGGTGAGACGGTTCGCATCGCCGTGATGCTCTTCGAGGGAGACGCCCCCGAGACGGCCACGATGGAGGATGCCATGGAGTACACGTACTTCTGGGTCACGGTGGAGACGCCGCCGGACGCACCCGGATCAGGGGGCGCAGACGACGGCGGCGAGGAATCGGGTGCCGACGCGGACGGCGCCGAAGGTGGCGACGATGACGATACTGTCAGCGAAGACGATGCTGGCGAGGACGGCGACGACGGCGACACGGACGAGGGCGATGAATCCGAGTCCGACGAAGACTCGAGCGAGGGTGGAGACGAAAGTGAAGACGATGAAGGAGACGAGGACGAAAGTGACGAGAGCGACGACGAGGAAGAAAGCGATGACGATGATGACGAGACTGAAGATGAAGATGACGATGTTGCGGATGACGGTGAAGAAGACGGTGGCGAGGACGAAGAGGATGACGAAGAAGACGAGGAGTGA
- a CDS encoding PadR family transcriptional regulator, with the protein MHDLTGFQRDLLYVIAGADRPSGQTVKEEVEQYYSSEINHGRLYPNLDTLVNKELVEKGQLDRRTNYYAITDEGLDRINERRDWEAQYVDV; encoded by the coding sequence ATGCACGACCTGACTGGATTCCAGCGAGACCTGCTATACGTGATCGCCGGCGCGGACCGTCCGTCCGGCCAGACCGTCAAAGAGGAAGTCGAACAGTACTACAGCTCCGAAATCAACCACGGGCGGCTATACCCGAACCTCGATACGCTCGTCAACAAGGAGCTGGTCGAAAAGGGACAACTCGACAGGCGAACGAACTATTACGCGATTACTGACGAGGGACTCGATCGGATCAACGAGCGCCGCGACTGGGAGGCCCAGTACGTCGACGTCTAG
- a CDS encoding winged helix-turn-helix domain-containing protein, which yields MSTHVNNTAAESTVNPAAQLDVLGDECARTILIAASEGPRTAKELTERTDCSSATIYRRINNLLESELLTECIRFEPDGTHTTAYESTVDRVQVEIGETGITVSTASGHKGESETSVQTRRGGNR from the coding sequence ATGTCCACTCACGTAAACAACACGGCGGCGGAATCGACAGTCAACCCGGCGGCCCAGCTCGACGTTCTCGGCGACGAGTGTGCGCGAACGATCCTCATCGCTGCCAGCGAAGGGCCACGGACGGCGAAAGAGCTGACAGAACGAACCGACTGCTCGTCGGCGACAATCTATCGACGGATCAACAACCTCCTCGAGAGCGAGTTGCTGACGGAGTGCATCCGATTCGAACCGGACGGAACGCATACGACGGCCTACGAGTCGACCGTCGACCGCGTCCAGGTCGAGATCGGCGAGACGGGCATCACGGTTTCGACCGCGTCGGGCCACAAGGGGGAATCCGAGACGAGCGTGCAGACGCGACGTGGCGGTAATCGGTAA
- a CDS encoding DUF7563 family protein, with amino-acid sequence MTTTRLNWTPNESSATGTRCENCGTHVTQQFARVFGDNGDVVHGCPACTTYREMQSGGHLPSR; translated from the coding sequence ATGACAACGACTCGACTCAACTGGACTCCGAACGAATCGTCGGCGACAGGCACGCGGTGTGAGAACTGCGGCACGCACGTGACTCAGCAGTTCGCTCGCGTCTTCGGCGACAACGGCGACGTCGTACACGGCTGCCCGGCGTGTACGACCTATCGCGAGATGCAATCAGGCGGCCATCTTCCTTCTCGTTAA
- a CDS encoding DUF7344 domain-containing protein, translated as MSVQQSRTGSLAESDVFHILGNDRRRAIVQLLADEHGRLDVSDVASEIASRETDGSSVPNNLYKSVYVSLQQTHLPQLEEDGVIEYDSTAKTITPGPNFETVYGYVDGDQSTNRSVLVGHLLVGVFGLVLIAVAGLEAPLVSSIDPVLSSVLVLLAVAASSLYRLLS; from the coding sequence ATGTCGGTACAGCAGAGCCGAACGGGATCGCTCGCCGAGAGCGATGTCTTTCACATTCTCGGTAACGATCGACGGCGAGCGATCGTTCAGTTGCTCGCGGACGAACACGGCCGACTCGACGTTTCCGACGTCGCTTCAGAGATTGCTTCGAGGGAAACCGACGGGAGTTCCGTTCCGAACAATCTCTACAAGAGCGTCTACGTCTCTCTACAGCAGACCCACCTGCCCCAGCTCGAGGAAGATGGCGTCATCGAGTACGATTCCACGGCGAAGACGATCACGCCGGGGCCGAACTTCGAGACGGTCTACGGCTACGTCGACGGCGATCAGTCGACGAACCGATCCGTCCTGGTCGGCCACCTCCTGGTGGGCGTCTTCGGTCTGGTTCTGATCGCGGTGGCCGGCCTCGAGGCACCCCTCGTCTCGAGTATCGATCCCGTGCTCTCGAGCGTGCTGGTCTTGCTCGCAGTGGCGGCGAGCAGCCTGTATCGACTGTTGAGTTGA
- a CDS encoding DUF7344 domain-containing protein has protein sequence MTDGTLTQAELFDVFSNARRRQTVQYLKRHHGACDLAPLVEQVAAWENDTTTDDVTRAQRRRVYISLYQTHLPMLEDHGIVDWDPDAHRIELLPNEETFEPYLDRDLENQRPWHWYYASVSVVGAAVAVLAGLSVGTLTPGLLPFVALGLCVLVLVLAITHRASSRSKFSLPFATRRF, from the coding sequence ATGACCGATGGCACGCTTACACAGGCGGAGCTGTTCGACGTGTTCAGCAACGCCAGACGACGACAGACGGTACAGTACCTCAAACGCCATCACGGAGCCTGCGATCTGGCACCGCTGGTCGAACAGGTCGCCGCCTGGGAAAACGACACGACGACCGACGATGTGACGCGCGCCCAGCGTCGGCGCGTGTACATCTCGCTCTACCAGACCCACCTGCCGATGCTCGAAGACCACGGCATCGTCGACTGGGATCCCGACGCCCATCGCATCGAGTTGTTGCCGAACGAGGAGACGTTCGAGCCGTACCTGGACCGCGACCTCGAGAACCAGCGGCCCTGGCACTGGTACTACGCGTCGGTCTCGGTCGTCGGTGCCGCCGTCGCCGTCCTGGCCGGGCTTTCCGTCGGTACCCTGACGCCCGGACTCCTCCCGTTCGTCGCACTGGGCCTCTGCGTTCTCGTTCTGGTCCTCGCAATCACCCATCGCGCGTCCAGTCGATCCAAATTCAGCCTTCCGTTCGCGACCAGGCGATTCTGA
- a CDS encoding acyltransferase → MAVTNATYTAGDRCSIDDGAVVGYGVDDAFEPTTLGDDATIRRGSIVYGDVVVGNDFTTGHDVLVREETTIGHDVLLGTKTIVDGRTDIGSHVSIQSAVYVPTDTTIGDNVFVGPGAVLTNDQYPIRTEVDLEGPTVQDGASIGANATILPGVTIGENAFVGAGALVTEDVPPDTLAIGAPAKSRALPAPLEGPNRIA, encoded by the coding sequence GTGGCGGTAACCAACGCGACCTACACGGCGGGCGACCGGTGTTCGATCGACGATGGAGCGGTCGTCGGCTACGGAGTCGACGACGCGTTCGAGCCGACCACGCTGGGTGACGATGCGACAATCCGTCGGGGATCGATCGTCTACGGTGACGTCGTCGTCGGGAACGACTTCACGACGGGCCACGACGTGCTCGTCCGCGAGGAGACGACGATCGGCCACGACGTCCTCCTGGGAACGAAGACGATCGTCGACGGGCGAACCGACATCGGATCGCACGTGAGCATTCAGTCGGCCGTCTACGTCCCGACTGACACGACCATTGGCGACAACGTGTTCGTCGGCCCCGGTGCCGTCCTCACGAACGACCAGTACCCCATCCGGACCGAGGTCGACCTCGAGGGACCGACCGTCCAGGACGGCGCCTCGATCGGCGCGAACGCGACCATCCTCCCCGGTGTCACGATTGGCGAGAACGCGTTCGTCGGGGCGGGGGCGCTGGTGACCGAGGACGTCCCCCCGGACACGCTCGCAATCGGCGCGCCGGCGAAATCGAGAGCCCTCCCGGCACCCCTCGAGGGGCCGAACCGAATCGCATGA
- a CDS encoding DegT/DnrJ/EryC1/StrS family aminotransferase, with product MSGDISIADPDLGEAVYDRVHAILESGQLADGPEVRRFESEFARYCGADHGIATTNGTTALVTALEALGVEAGDAVVTSPFSFVASANAIRLTGATPVFADIDPETYTIDPDAVEAVVREREDVVGILPVHLYGLPAAMGPLREIGEAHDLFVLEDACQAHGAAIDGERVGSLGDAACFSFYPTKNMTTGEGGMITTDSEDVANAAASYVNHGRDVTGTRGYDHVSLGGNHRMTSLAAAIGRAQLERLPDFTEARRANAAYYDDELADVSVQTPTVPDGITHVYHQYTVAADDRDDLADWLDERGIGTGVYYPTPIHRQPAYETVSTAAATLPNAERAAERVLSLPVHPNLEPADRERVVEAITDYYDSQ from the coding sequence ATGAGTGGCGACATCTCCATCGCCGACCCCGACCTGGGCGAGGCGGTCTACGATCGGGTTCACGCGATCCTGGAGAGCGGCCAGCTCGCCGATGGCCCCGAAGTCCGCCGGTTCGAGTCCGAGTTCGCCCGCTACTGTGGCGCCGATCACGGCATCGCGACGACGAACGGAACCACGGCGCTCGTCACCGCCCTCGAGGCGCTGGGCGTCGAGGCGGGCGACGCCGTCGTCACCTCGCCGTTCTCGTTCGTCGCCAGCGCGAACGCGATCAGGCTGACTGGAGCGACGCCGGTCTTCGCCGACATCGATCCCGAGACGTACACGATCGACCCCGACGCCGTCGAGGCGGTCGTGCGCGAGCGCGAGGACGTTGTCGGCATCCTGCCGGTCCACCTCTACGGCCTGCCTGCGGCGATGGGTCCGCTTCGCGAGATCGGTGAGGCGCACGACCTGTTCGTCCTGGAGGACGCCTGCCAGGCCCACGGCGCGGCCATCGACGGCGAGCGCGTCGGCAGCCTCGGGGACGCCGCTTGCTTCTCGTTTTACCCGACGAAGAACATGACGACCGGCGAGGGCGGCATGATCACGACCGACAGCGAAGACGTGGCGAACGCCGCTGCGAGCTACGTCAACCACGGCCGGGACGTGACCGGAACCCGCGGCTACGACCACGTCTCCCTCGGCGGGAACCACCGCATGACCAGCCTCGCCGCCGCCATCGGCCGGGCGCAACTCGAGCGCCTGCCGGACTTCACCGAGGCGAGGCGGGCGAACGCGGCGTACTACGACGACGAGCTGGCCGACGTTTCAGTGCAGACGCCGACCGTTCCCGACGGGATAACCCACGTCTACCACCAGTACACCGTCGCGGCGGACGACCGGGACGATCTGGCCGACTGGCTCGATGAGCGCGGTATCGGGACGGGCGTCTACTACCCGACGCCGATCCACCGCCAGCCGGCCTACGAGACGGTGAGCACGGCGGCCGCGACGCTGCCGAACGCCGAACGGGCCGCCGAGCGCGTGCTGTCGCTGCCCGTGCACCCGAACCTCGAGCCCGCCGACCGCGAGCGGGTGGTCGAGGCGATAACTGACTACTACGACTCACAATGA
- a CDS encoding Gfo/Idh/MocA family protein → MTRQTTSTETVRAGVIGVGSMGENHARVYSECRDVDLVGVSDLDEALAETVAARYGTAAVPMDDLLANCDVVTVAVPTHAHYETVSACLEAGVHVLVEKPIAETVDQGRALARKAEEAGLVLQVGHVERFNPAVDTLESVIADLDVIAVEAERLGPPVDRTATDGVVLDLMIHDIDVVGSLLESRPEVVSATSTDDGQYATATMMADDVIVSLTASRRTQKKVRRLTVTASECLVEVDYLQQSVLIHRDSYPEYVTDEGTNRHRHESVVERPRVENGEPLKRELASFVDAVRTGGEPVVTGEDGVAALEMVERIDRFVADEDQEVVAR, encoded by the coding sequence ATGACTCGACAGACTACTTCGACCGAGACGGTACGGGCCGGCGTCATCGGCGTCGGTTCGATGGGAGAGAACCACGCGCGCGTCTACAGCGAGTGCCGGGACGTCGACCTCGTCGGCGTCAGCGACCTGGACGAGGCGCTCGCGGAGACGGTCGCCGCTCGCTACGGCACCGCCGCCGTACCGATGGACGACCTGCTCGCGAACTGTGACGTCGTCACCGTCGCGGTGCCGACTCACGCCCATTACGAGACGGTCTCGGCGTGTCTCGAAGCCGGCGTGCACGTGCTGGTCGAGAAGCCGATCGCCGAAACCGTCGATCAGGGCCGCGCCCTCGCGCGGAAGGCCGAGGAGGCCGGCCTCGTCCTGCAGGTCGGCCACGTCGAGCGGTTCAACCCGGCCGTCGACACCCTCGAGTCGGTCATCGCCGACCTGGACGTGATCGCCGTCGAGGCCGAGCGTCTCGGCCCGCCGGTCGACCGCACGGCGACCGACGGCGTCGTCCTCGACCTGATGATCCACGACATCGACGTCGTCGGCTCGCTGCTCGAGTCCCGTCCCGAGGTAGTCTCGGCGACGAGCACCGACGATGGCCAGTACGCGACGGCGACGATGATGGCCGACGACGTGATCGTCTCGCTGACGGCGAGTCGCCGCACCCAGAAGAAGGTGCGACGGCTCACGGTGACCGCCAGCGAGTGCCTCGTCGAGGTCGACTACCTCCAGCAGTCGGTGCTGATCCACCGGGATTCCTACCCCGAGTACGTCACCGACGAGGGGACGAACCGCCACCGCCACGAGAGCGTCGTCGAGCGCCCGCGCGTCGAGAACGGGGAACCGCTCAAGCGCGAACTCGCGTCGTTCGTCGACGCCGTGCGAACCGGTGGCGAGCCGGTGGTCACCGGCGAAGACGGCGTCGCCGCCCTCGAGATGGTCGAGCGAATCGACCGATTCGTCGCCGACGAGGATCAGGAGGTGGTTGCTCGATGA
- a CDS encoding nucleotide sugar dehydrogenase encodes MSRATTPLYGSGDTEAAKRRALTNGSVPVAVYGLGKMGLPLAAVFAEVTGAVTGVDVDPDVVESVNAGRSHVGGEPGLDDLVAEQVSQGRLRATTDGAAAASEARVHVIIVPTLITEADEPDLSIIEAVLDDVASGLEPGDLVIAESTLPPGTCRDVVAPFLAERSGLEPGTFGVAFCPERTASGTALRDIRGQYPKVVGGVDEASGRAAALVYDELSDNAVHLVSDATTAEAVKVFEGVYRDVNIALANQFAGTADDLGISVREAIETANHIPMCHLHDPGPGVGGHCIPYYPHFLLAQTDAPLSMVELGREINREMPARTVSMLEAALDGTGTDAGTDESENERDSHGEEPDSSLEDATVLVLGFTYRPGVEETRASPAIGVVESLRERGAEVWGCDPLVDPAEFGARAIDVQDLASGPAFDAAILVTPQDDFERIPWANLERMVVLDGRDVLSLSGTDHRVVTLGGARDGRPTVVDGDVPTDTGTSTIGRPAAFDATGR; translated from the coding sequence ATGAGTCGGGCGACGACGCCCCTGTACGGTTCGGGAGATACCGAGGCCGCGAAGCGACGGGCGCTGACGAACGGGTCGGTCCCGGTCGCGGTCTACGGTCTCGGCAAGATGGGCCTCCCGCTCGCCGCAGTCTTCGCCGAGGTGACAGGCGCGGTGACCGGTGTTGACGTCGATCCGGACGTCGTCGAGTCGGTGAACGCCGGCCGAAGCCACGTCGGCGGCGAACCTGGTCTCGACGACCTGGTGGCCGAGCAGGTCTCGCAGGGTCGACTACGGGCGACGACCGACGGGGCTGCCGCCGCCAGCGAGGCGCGCGTCCACGTGATCATCGTCCCGACGCTGATCACCGAAGCCGACGAACCGGACCTCTCGATTATCGAGGCGGTCCTGGACGACGTCGCCAGCGGCCTCGAGCCAGGCGACCTCGTGATCGCGGAATCGACCTTGCCACCGGGCACCTGTCGGGACGTCGTCGCCCCGTTTCTGGCGGAGCGAAGCGGCCTCGAGCCCGGTACCTTCGGCGTCGCGTTCTGCCCCGAACGAACCGCCTCGGGGACGGCTCTGCGGGACATCCGCGGGCAGTACCCGAAGGTCGTCGGCGGCGTCGACGAGGCGAGCGGGCGGGCGGCTGCGCTGGTCTACGACGAACTCTCGGACAACGCGGTCCACCTGGTCTCGGACGCGACGACGGCGGAAGCCGTCAAGGTGTTCGAGGGGGTCTACCGCGACGTCAACATCGCGCTGGCGAACCAGTTCGCGGGCACCGCCGACGACCTCGGGATCTCGGTGCGCGAGGCGATCGAGACGGCCAACCACATTCCGATGTGTCACCTGCACGACCCGGGTCCGGGTGTCGGCGGTCACTGCATCCCCTACTATCCACACTTTCTGCTCGCCCAGACCGACGCCCCGCTCTCGATGGTCGAACTGGGCCGCGAGATCAACCGCGAGATGCCCGCGCGCACGGTGTCGATGCTCGAGGCTGCGCTCGACGGTACAGGCACGGATGCGGGTACGGACGAAAGCGAAAACGAACGCGATAGCCACGGGGAGGAACCCGACAGCAGCCTCGAGGACGCGACGGTCCTCGTCCTCGGGTTCACCTACCGACCGGGCGTCGAGGAGACGCGCGCCTCCCCCGCCATCGGCGTCGTCGAGTCCCTCCGCGAGCGCGGCGCCGAGGTCTGGGGTTGTGACCCGCTAGTCGACCCGGCCGAGTTTGGCGCTCGAGCGATCGACGTCCAGGACCTGGCATCGGGCCCGGCGTTCGACGCGGCGATTCTCGTGACGCCCCAGGACGACTTCGAGCGGATTCCGTGGGCCAACCTCGAGCGGATGGTGGTCCTGGACGGCCGGGATGTGCTCTCGCTGTCGGGCACGGACCACCGCGTCGTCACGCTCGGTGGTGCGCGCGATGGCCGACCGACGGTCGTCGACGGCGACGTGCCGACCGATACTGGCACCTCGACGATCGGCCGTCCGGCGGCGTTCGACGCGACCGGGCGGTAG